In one window of Hevea brasiliensis isolate MT/VB/25A 57/8 chromosome 10, ASM3005281v1, whole genome shotgun sequence DNA:
- the LOC110669372 gene encoding probable aldo-keto reductase 1 isoform X2: protein MGLTGTYNAPLSDEDGISIIEEAFNRGITFFDTADVYGPHTNEVLVGKALKKLPREKVQLATKFGIVIKNSDYANASVNGKPEYVRACCEASLKRLGVEYIDLYYQHRIDSTVPIEETIGELKKLVEEGKVKYIGLSEASPDTIRRAHAIHPITAVQMEWSLWTRDIEEEIIPLCRELGIAVVPYSPLGRGFFGGKAVVESLPSETNLRKHPRFTEENVEKNKVFYIRIENLSKNYGCTSAQLALAWVLNQGDDVVPIPGTTKIKNLIDNIGALKIKLAKEELKEISDAVPINEVAGNRSFNFRQTFKFANTPLPKNADAAT, encoded by the exons ATGGGACTTACTGGTACATACAATGCTCCTCTCTCTGACGAGGATGGCATTTCAATCATTGAGGAAGCATTCAATAGAGGAATTACATTTTTTGATACAGCTGATGTTTATGGACCTCACACAAATGAAGTCTTGGTTGGCAAG GCATTAAAGAAATTGCCTAGAGAAAAGGTCCAGTTAGCTACAAAATTTGGCATTGTTATCAAGAACTCTGATTATGCAAATGCTTCGGTTAATGGTAAACCTGAATATGTTCGGGCATGCTGTGAGGCTAGCCTAAAGCGTCTTGGCGTGGAATATATTGATCTCTACTATCAACACCGAATTGACTCTACAGTGCCAATAGAGGAAACT ATCGGAGAGCTTAAGAAGTTAGTGGAAGAAGGAAAAGTGAAGTACATTGGATTATCTGAAGCAAGTCCTGACACAATAAGGAGGGCACATGCAATTCATCCGATCACTGCTGTGCAAATGGAATGGTCACTTTGGACTCGTGACATTGAAGAAGAAATAATACCACTTTGCAG GGAACTTGGAATTGCAGTAGTTCCATACAGCCCTCTTGGTCGAGGTTTTTTTGGTGGCAAAGCGGTTGTGGAAAGTTTACCTTCAGAGACTAACTTG AGAAAACATCCAAGGTTCACAGAAGAAAATGTTGAAAAGAACAAGGTATTTTATATTCGAATCGAAAATTTGTCAAAAAATTATGGATGTACTTCTGCACAGCTTGCTCTTGCATGGGTTCTCAATCAAGGGGATGATGTTGTCCCCATTCCTG GTACGACCAAGATTAAAAATCTTATTGACAATATTGGAGCATTGAAAATCAAGCTAGCAAAAGAAGAGTTGAAGGAGATTTCTGACGCTGTCCCCATCAATGAGGTAGCTGGAAATAGATCTTTCAATTTCCGCCAGACCTTTAAGTTTGCGAATACACCGTTGCCCAAAAATGCTGATGCGGCAACCTAA
- the LOC110669372 gene encoding probable aldo-keto reductase 1 isoform X1: MAEEQRIVIPRVKLSNQGFEVSKLGFGCMGLTGTYNAPLSDEDGISIIEEAFNRGITFFDTADVYGPHTNEVLVGKALKKLPREKVQLATKFGIVIKNSDYANASVNGKPEYVRACCEASLKRLGVEYIDLYYQHRIDSTVPIEETIGELKKLVEEGKVKYIGLSEASPDTIRRAHAIHPITAVQMEWSLWTRDIEEEIIPLCRELGIAVVPYSPLGRGFFGGKAVVESLPSETNLRKHPRFTEENVEKNKVFYIRIENLSKNYGCTSAQLALAWVLNQGDDVVPIPGTTKIKNLIDNIGALKIKLAKEELKEISDAVPINEVAGNRSFNFRQTFKFANTPLPKNADAAT; the protein is encoded by the exons ATGGCAGAGGAACAACGAATTGTAATTCCAAGAGTGAAACTGAGTAACCAAGGGTTTGAG GTCTCAAAATTAGGCTTTGGATGTATGGGACTTACTGGTACATACAATGCTCCTCTCTCTGACGAGGATGGCATTTCAATCATTGAGGAAGCATTCAATAGAGGAATTACATTTTTTGATACAGCTGATGTTTATGGACCTCACACAAATGAAGTCTTGGTTGGCAAG GCATTAAAGAAATTGCCTAGAGAAAAGGTCCAGTTAGCTACAAAATTTGGCATTGTTATCAAGAACTCTGATTATGCAAATGCTTCGGTTAATGGTAAACCTGAATATGTTCGGGCATGCTGTGAGGCTAGCCTAAAGCGTCTTGGCGTGGAATATATTGATCTCTACTATCAACACCGAATTGACTCTACAGTGCCAATAGAGGAAACT ATCGGAGAGCTTAAGAAGTTAGTGGAAGAAGGAAAAGTGAAGTACATTGGATTATCTGAAGCAAGTCCTGACACAATAAGGAGGGCACATGCAATTCATCCGATCACTGCTGTGCAAATGGAATGGTCACTTTGGACTCGTGACATTGAAGAAGAAATAATACCACTTTGCAG GGAACTTGGAATTGCAGTAGTTCCATACAGCCCTCTTGGTCGAGGTTTTTTTGGTGGCAAAGCGGTTGTGGAAAGTTTACCTTCAGAGACTAACTTG AGAAAACATCCAAGGTTCACAGAAGAAAATGTTGAAAAGAACAAGGTATTTTATATTCGAATCGAAAATTTGTCAAAAAATTATGGATGTACTTCTGCACAGCTTGCTCTTGCATGGGTTCTCAATCAAGGGGATGATGTTGTCCCCATTCCTG GTACGACCAAGATTAAAAATCTTATTGACAATATTGGAGCATTGAAAATCAAGCTAGCAAAAGAAGAGTTGAAGGAGATTTCTGACGCTGTCCCCATCAATGAGGTAGCTGGAAATAGATCTTTCAATTTCCGCCAGACCTTTAAGTTTGCGAATACACCGTTGCCCAAAAATGCTGATGCGGCAACCTAA